In Pseudodesulfovibrio sp. S3, one DNA window encodes the following:
- a CDS encoding glycosyltransferase family 2 protein has translation MSNTDKFSVVLPVFNEQDNLQTLFSEIRAAADSTGRPWEAVFVDDCSTDNSLSIIRALADEYPEVRYVAFAENRGQSAAFCAGFDAVNSGIVVTMDSDLQNDPADIPGMLDVFGIDCEMVIGWRTKRKDTFIKRISSKIANKIRDSIMDDGVHDTGCSLKVMQTDLLRSLPRFRNMHRYFPILMKMHGARIREVKVNHRERGAGESKYGTLDRALAGIYDLIGVRWLMNRHFNYIVKEKK, from the coding sequence ATGAGCAACACAGACAAATTTTCAGTGGTGCTGCCGGTTTTCAACGAACAGGATAACCTGCAGACCCTGTTTTCCGAGATCAGGGCTGCGGCCGACTCCACGGGGCGACCGTGGGAGGCGGTTTTCGTGGACGATTGCAGCACGGATAACAGTCTTTCCATCATACGCGCGCTCGCCGATGAATATCCCGAGGTCCGCTATGTGGCCTTTGCCGAGAACCGGGGACAATCCGCCGCCTTTTGCGCTGGATTCGATGCCGTTAATTCCGGTATCGTCGTCACCATGGATTCCGACCTGCAAAATGATCCGGCCGACATCCCGGGCATGCTGGACGTCTTCGGCATTGATTGCGAGATGGTCATAGGCTGGCGCACCAAGCGCAAGGACACCTTCATCAAGCGTATTTCCTCGAAGATTGCCAACAAGATCCGAGATTCCATCATGGACGACGGTGTGCACGATACAGGCTGTTCGCTGAAGGTCATGCAGACCGATCTCCTGCGCAGCCTGCCCCGGTTCAGGAACATGCATCGCTATTTCCCCATTCTCATGAAGATGCATGGTGCGCGCATCAGGGAAGTGAAGGTCAACCATCGAGAGCGCGGCGCAGGTGAGTCCAAATACGGCACCCTGGACCGGGCCCTTGCCGGTATCTATGACCTGATCGGCGTCAGGTGGCTGATGAACCGTCATTTCAACTACATCGTGAAAGAGAAGAAGTAA
- the thiE gene encoding thiamine phosphate synthase, whose product MMTRPITRQNILDTDIYCLTGEKFSLGRSNIEVVRTMLESGVRLVQYREKEKKMGAKFEECRELRAMTRDAGAAFIVNDDIDIAILVHADGVHIGQEDLPIEYVRQLVGEDMAIGLSTHSPAEAQDAVRRGADYIGVGPIFKTFTKEDVVDPVGFEYMEYVVANLDIPFVAIGGIKEHNIGEVVRRGAKCVALVTEIVGEEDIAAKITALRKEMEAAKE is encoded by the coding sequence ATGATGACGCGGCCAATCACCCGGCAGAATATCCTGGATACGGACATCTATTGCCTGACCGGCGAGAAGTTCTCCCTGGGGCGGTCCAACATCGAGGTGGTGCGGACCATGCTGGAGAGCGGCGTCAGGCTTGTCCAGTACCGGGAAAAGGAAAAGAAGATGGGCGCCAAGTTTGAAGAGTGCCGGGAGCTGCGTGCCATGACCCGCGATGCCGGTGCCGCGTTCATTGTCAATGACGATATTGATATTGCCATTCTGGTGCATGCGGACGGCGTTCACATCGGGCAGGAGGATCTGCCCATCGAGTATGTGCGCCAGCTTGTGGGCGAGGACATGGCCATCGGCCTGTCCACGCACAGTCCCGCAGAGGCGCAGGACGCGGTTCGGCGCGGGGCGGATTACATCGGCGTGGGCCCGATCTTCAAAACGTTTACCAAGGAAGACGTCGTTGATCCGGTCGGGTTCGAATATATGGAATATGTCGTCGCCAACCTGGACATTCCGTTCGTGGCCATCGGCGGCATCAAGGAACACAACATCGGCGAGGTGGTCCGGCGCGGCGCAAAGTGCGTGGCCCTGGTCACCGAGATTGTGGGTGAAGAAGATATTGCAGCAAAAATAACCGCGCTCCGAAAGGAAATGGAAGCCGCGAAGGAGTAA
- a CDS encoding lipid A biosynthesis domain-containing protein encodes MALPAYWWLLAMVLAVQGFFFLRIAILRMRGKGVQPLTRPGLVALCVSGAAGLLYGAVQHDPVFVVGQACLLILYYYMHKERNDQRE; translated from the coding sequence ATGGCCCTGCCGGCCTATTGGTGGCTCCTGGCCATGGTGCTTGCTGTTCAGGGATTTTTTTTCCTCAGAATCGCCATTTTACGAATGCGCGGGAAAGGAGTACAACCCTTGACGCGCCCGGGGCTGGTTGCCCTTTGCGTGTCCGGGGCTGCCGGATTGCTCTACGGGGCGGTGCAGCACGACCCTGTGTTTGTTGTCGGACAGGCCTGCCTTCTTATCCTCTATTATTATATGCATAAAGAACGAAATGACCAAAGAGAATAG
- the thiC gene encoding phosphomethylpyrimidine synthase ThiC, with protein MEYTTQMDAARKGIVTPQMQTVARKENIRVEDLMERMARGTVIIPANKNHTNLDAEAVGEGMRIKINVNLGISKDCSDVEPELAKVQAALDLKAEAIMDLSCYGKTQEFRTRLVKMSSAMIGTVPIYDAVGFYDKNLQDITVDEFFDVVERHVEDGVDFLTIHAGLNRHTAEKVKQGGRLTNIVSRGGSLLFTWMEINKAENPFYEHFDRLLDICEEYDVTLSLGDACRPGCLHDATDACQVEELITLGELTKRAWARNVQVMIEGPGHMAMNEIAGNMMMEKRLCHGAPFYVLGPLVTDVAPGYDHITAAIGGAIAGMSGADFLCYVTPAEHLCLPNMEDMKEGIIATRIAAHAADIAKGYPGACDWDDKMSKARAALDWDAMFKLAMDPVRPLEYRERSKPEHADSCTMCGKMCAVRNMNRVLEGKDIQLDD; from the coding sequence ATGGAATACACTACACAGATGGACGCAGCCCGCAAGGGTATCGTCACCCCGCAGATGCAGACCGTTGCCCGCAAGGAGAACATCCGGGTCGAAGACCTCATGGAGCGTATGGCCAGGGGCACGGTCATCATCCCGGCCAACAAGAACCACACCAATCTCGACGCCGAGGCCGTCGGCGAGGGGATGCGCATCAAGATCAACGTCAACCTGGGCATATCCAAGGATTGTTCCGACGTGGAGCCGGAGCTTGCCAAGGTGCAGGCCGCCCTTGATTTGAAGGCCGAGGCGATAATGGATCTTTCCTGTTACGGCAAGACTCAGGAATTTCGCACAAGGCTGGTGAAGATGTCTTCGGCCATGATCGGCACGGTGCCCATCTACGATGCCGTGGGTTTTTATGACAAGAACCTCCAGGATATCACCGTGGACGAGTTCTTTGATGTCGTGGAGCGGCATGTGGAGGACGGCGTTGATTTCCTGACCATCCACGCAGGCTTGAACAGGCACACCGCTGAAAAGGTCAAGCAGGGCGGCAGGCTGACCAATATCGTTTCGCGCGGCGGCTCCCTGCTCTTCACCTGGATGGAGATCAACAAGGCAGAGAACCCTTTTTACGAGCATTTTGACCGTCTGCTGGACATCTGCGAGGAGTACGACGTGACTCTGAGCCTGGGTGACGCCTGCCGTCCCGGATGCCTTCACGACGCCACGGATGCCTGTCAGGTGGAGGAATTGATCACCTTGGGCGAGCTGACCAAACGGGCCTGGGCGCGCAATGTCCAGGTCATGATCGAAGGTCCGGGCCACATGGCCATGAACGAGATCGCGGGCAACATGATGATGGAAAAGCGGTTGTGCCACGGTGCACCGTTTTACGTTCTCGGACCGCTGGTCACGGACGTGGCCCCCGGTTACGACCATATCACTGCGGCCATCGGCGGAGCCATTGCAGGGATGTCCGGTGCGGATTTCCTGTGCTACGTCACCCCTGCCGAGCACCTGTGCCTGCCCAACATGGAGGATATGAAGGAGGGCATCATAGCCACCCGCATAGCGGCTCATGCCGCTGATATAGCCAAGGGGTACCCCGGAGCATGCGACTGGGACGACAAGATGTCCAAGGCCCGCGCCGCTCTGGATTGGGACGCCATGTTCAAGCTGGCCATGGACCCGGTCCGGCCGCTGGAATACCGCGAGCGCTCCAAGCCCGAACACGCCGATTCCTGCACCATGTGCGGCAAGATGTGCGCGGTGCGCAACATGAACCGCGTATTGGAAGGGAAGGACATCCAGCTCGACGACTAG
- a CDS encoding SH3 domain-containing protein — protein sequence MTTLVAACLLLVASAAFAFGEIAYPDRPLNLRASRSPKAAWIGSLYPGQKVRIAHEKDGWVAIYEPGETDSSEAAAVGFSNAKYLKKTRGRYEPVVWGELVYTPRTLNVRSKPSVKGNKVGSLHGMEHVLIDFPEDDWTMVFAPDATIRSQMNAMGYCAAKYFQPATEESKAKAGLATGTESSVQEVAEVPSGSGQVSGAAVAAPDPVSSEMLRVVLTAKVNVRQSRTSSSPLVRTLKPNEIVQIGLLRNGWYAVFSANDMIRSESSSMGYALQSLIDKATSPAPVVKPVSVPVPVPAPEVVTMEAIKSEAVRPEAATSAPEPVAPMPATPETVVSEPVPAPPSAVVATVPKQQTMVIDRSAFAKGKRPDPTPNQTAHGYQYRLVEKSEARQFGENWITLKVFLSTSKLPGRDALKDFAETLWKDHKRVTKKLVVLIYLPGMDMENLAYGVIKFDDEKMLELWVRKATLFGTKFM from the coding sequence ATGACAACCCTTGTTGCCGCCTGTCTGCTGTTGGTCGCGTCCGCGGCTTTCGCCTTTGGCGAGATTGCGTATCCCGACAGACCGCTCAATCTGAGGGCAAGCCGTTCGCCCAAGGCGGCCTGGATAGGCAGCCTGTATCCGGGACAGAAAGTCAGAATCGCCCATGAAAAAGACGGTTGGGTGGCAATATATGAGCCTGGCGAAACCGATAGCAGTGAAGCCGCTGCCGTGGGTTTTTCCAATGCCAAGTATCTCAAGAAGACGCGCGGTCGGTACGAGCCGGTAGTTTGGGGCGAGCTTGTGTACACTCCCCGGACGCTCAACGTGCGTTCCAAACCCAGCGTCAAGGGGAACAAGGTCGGCTCTCTCCATGGCATGGAGCATGTGCTCATAGACTTTCCCGAGGATGACTGGACAATGGTGTTTGCTCCTGATGCTACCATTCGGTCCCAGATGAATGCCATGGGGTATTGCGCTGCCAAGTATTTTCAGCCAGCCACCGAAGAGTCCAAGGCCAAGGCCGGACTGGCAACCGGTACGGAATCGTCTGTTCAGGAAGTGGCGGAAGTCCCGAGCGGCTCGGGTCAGGTCAGTGGTGCCGCAGTTGCTGCGCCCGATCCTGTTTCTTCAGAGATGTTGCGCGTGGTTCTGACGGCCAAGGTCAATGTTCGTCAGAGCCGGACCTCCAGTTCGCCGCTGGTCAGAACGCTCAAGCCGAACGAAATTGTCCAGATCGGTCTGTTGCGAAATGGCTGGTATGCGGTGTTTTCGGCCAACGACATGATTCGATCGGAAAGCAGTTCCATGGGATATGCCCTGCAAAGTCTGATCGACAAGGCAACGAGTCCTGCGCCCGTTGTCAAGCCGGTTTCCGTTCCAGTTCCCGTGCCCGCCCCGGAGGTGGTCACGATGGAAGCCATAAAGAGCGAAGCTGTTCGGCCCGAGGCCGCGACATCCGCCCCAGAGCCCGTTGCGCCAATGCCCGCAACACCGGAAACGGTCGTTTCCGAGCCTGTTCCGGCACCTCCGTCAGCGGTCGTGGCGACAGTTCCAAAACAGCAGACAATGGTCATAGACCGGTCCGCCTTTGCCAAGGGCAAGCGGCCTGATCCCACGCCGAATCAGACGGCCCACGGCTATCAGTATCGGTTGGTGGAAAAGTCCGAGGCCCGGCAGTTCGGCGAGAACTGGATAACGCTCAAGGTGTTTCTTTCCACCTCCAAACTGCCCGGCAGGGATGCGCTCAAGGATTTTGCCGAAACCCTGTGGAAGGATCACAAGCGGGTGACCAAGAAGCTGGTCGTGTTGATCTATCTTCCCGGTATGGACATGGAGAACCTGGCTTACGGCGTAATCAAGTTCGATGATGAGAAGATGCTGGAACTCTGGGTTCGGAAAGCGACCCTGTTCGGCACAAAATTCATGTAG
- the thiH gene encoding 2-iminoacetate synthase ThiH, protein MSFYPLLAKHMETLSGTRLAAVTEADVRRALNRTTPTFDDFLAFMSPAALPLLEDMARKASRLTAQHFGRTISLFTPLYLSSFCTNHCVYCGFNSNNKINRSMLTLEEVDAEGRAIAATGLKSLLILTGEAPAKAGGDYLEACTKVLRKYFPSVSIEVYAMTEEEYAQMVRAGVDGLTMFQETYDEELYAELHPKGPKRDFRFRLDAPERGCRAGMRVVNIGALLGLGDWHRDALLTGLHAAYLMHKYPEVDIAVSLPRMRPHAGEYQPATIVGDRDMVQFMLALRLFLPRLGITISTRENAEFRENLLPLGVTRMSAGVSTAVGGHSNDAEEVGQFEISDSRDVDEMCEALRRRGYQPVFKDWEPIVDVNGEGV, encoded by the coding sequence ATGAGCTTTTATCCGCTTTTAGCAAAACATATGGAGACCCTGTCCGGCACTCGTCTGGCTGCGGTCACCGAAGCGGACGTGCGCCGTGCGTTGAACAGGACCACACCCACGTTCGATGACTTTCTGGCCTTCATGAGTCCGGCGGCCTTGCCTTTGCTTGAAGATATGGCCCGCAAGGCAAGCAGGTTGACGGCCCAGCATTTCGGTCGGACGATAAGCCTGTTCACGCCGCTCTACCTGTCCAGCTTTTGTACCAACCACTGCGTCTACTGCGGATTCAATTCCAACAATAAAATCAATCGCTCCATGCTTACCCTTGAGGAGGTCGATGCCGAAGGGCGGGCCATTGCCGCTACAGGGCTCAAGAGCCTGCTGATTCTGACCGGCGAAGCTCCGGCCAAGGCGGGTGGGGACTACCTGGAGGCCTGCACCAAGGTGTTGCGGAAGTATTTCCCTTCCGTCTCCATCGAGGTGTACGCCATGACCGAGGAAGAGTACGCGCAAATGGTGCGTGCCGGTGTGGACGGTCTGACCATGTTCCAGGAGACCTATGATGAGGAATTGTACGCGGAATTGCACCCCAAGGGGCCCAAACGCGATTTTCGTTTTCGATTGGATGCGCCGGAGCGTGGCTGCAGGGCCGGAATGCGGGTGGTCAACATCGGCGCACTCCTCGGCCTGGGAGACTGGCACCGGGACGCCTTGCTGACCGGCTTGCACGCGGCCTACCTGATGCACAAATACCCGGAAGTGGATATTGCCGTATCCTTGCCGCGCATGCGTCCCCATGCCGGAGAGTATCAGCCGGCCACCATCGTGGGAGACCGCGATATGGTGCAGTTCATGCTCGCCCTGCGTCTGTTCCTGCCCCGTCTGGGCATCACCATTTCCACCCGCGAGAATGCTGAGTTTCGCGAGAACCTCCTTCCGCTGGGCGTGACCAGGATGTCGGCGGGTGTGTCCACTGCCGTGGGCGGGCACAGTAATGACGCCGAAGAAGTGGGGCAGTTCGAGATCAGCGATTCCCGCGATGTGGATGAGATGTGCGAAGCCCTGCGGCGCCGGGGATATCAGCCGGTTTTCAAGGACTGGGAGCCTATCGTGGATGTGAACGGAGAGGGCGTATGA
- the thiS gene encoding sulfur carrier protein ThiS produces the protein MIVILNGGEVELAGAATLLSLLEGRGISPEVVVAELNGHIVPGSDFGTTALNDGDHLEVLRFVGGG, from the coding sequence ATGATTGTCATACTCAACGGCGGTGAAGTGGAACTGGCCGGGGCGGCAACGCTCCTTTCGTTGCTTGAGGGCAGGGGGATTTCGCCTGAGGTCGTTGTGGCGGAGTTGAACGGGCATATCGTCCCGGGCAGCGATTTCGGCACCACGGCCCTGAACGACGGCGACCATTTGGAAGTACTCCGCTTCGTAGGCGGAGGTTAG
- a CDS encoding thiazole synthase translates to MTNDIFEIGGRKLTSRLFTGTGKYSDDGVIPDVCEASGSEVITVALRRVDLESSTGNVMDFIPKHMQLLPNTSGARTADEAVRIARLARAMGCGDWIKIEVISDNRYLLPDGYGTAKATEILAKEGFVVLPYINADLYVAKDLVNAGAAAVMPLGAPIGTNRGLMTREMIRILIEEIDLPVIVDAGIGRPSEACEAMEMGADACLVNTAIATANDPVLMAKAFGRAVKAGREAFLAGPGATKRHADASSPLTGFLGGL, encoded by the coding sequence ATGACGAACGATATATTCGAGATCGGCGGCCGGAAACTGACCAGCCGTCTTTTTACCGGCACCGGGAAATATAGCGACGATGGGGTCATACCGGATGTCTGCGAGGCTTCCGGTTCCGAAGTGATCACCGTGGCCTTGCGTCGGGTGGACCTGGAGTCTTCCACAGGTAATGTCATGGACTTCATTCCCAAGCACATGCAGCTCCTGCCCAACACCTCGGGTGCGCGGACGGCTGACGAAGCCGTGCGCATCGCCCGTCTGGCTCGGGCCATGGGGTGTGGCGACTGGATCAAGATCGAGGTCATTTCGGACAACAGGTACCTGTTGCCGGATGGCTATGGGACAGCCAAGGCCACGGAAATCCTGGCAAAGGAAGGTTTCGTGGTCTTGCCGTATATCAATGCGGACCTCTATGTGGCCAAGGATCTCGTCAACGCCGGAGCCGCTGCAGTCATGCCGCTGGGTGCGCCCATCGGGACCAACCGCGGGCTGATGACGCGGGAAATGATCCGTATTCTCATTGAAGAGATCGACCTGCCTGTCATCGTGGATGCGGGTATCGGCAGACCCTCCGAGGCCTGCGAGGCCATGGAGATGGGGGCTGATGCCTGTCTGGTCAATACGGCCATTGCCACGGCCAATGATCCGGTCCTGATGGCCAAGGCGTTTGGCCGGGCCGTCAAGGCCGGACGCGAGGCGTTTCTTGCCGGGCCGGGCGCGACAAAACGGCACGCTGACGCCTCCTCGCCGTTGACCGGATTTCTGGGGGGATTGTAA
- a CDS encoding anion permease, with product MNIIKKFSPIIVAVLMALIPTPEGLTPEGWYFLSIFVGVVVGLIIEPVPAALVGLAGVTLVAVLGLVDPSATASRNWMLSGFSNGVIWLIFAAFMFALGYQKTGLGKRISLHLIRFLGKSTLGLGYAIAFSDAVLAPFMPSNTARSAGTIYPIASNIPPMFNSTPDNEPRKMGAYLHWVGIAATCVTSSMFLTALAPNLLAVDMIQKSSDIVITWGQWAKIMLPAMLPLFLLTPWLAYVIYPPTQKHSPEAPAWAKEELNKMGKTSIKELMMLGYAIMALIFWIFGKELGVNSTVAAVFVLSLMILTNIITWEDVITNKGAWNVLVWFATLVAMASGLKKTGVLAWIGDMIANNLVGMSPSTVVIMLVILFFVLHYFFASTTAHTTALLPLFMATAAPLLPPEMLPKLALMLAGSLGLMGIITPYATGPSPIWYGAGFISQARWWALGAVFGGLYLAAMIAVTVFYV from the coding sequence ATGAACATTATTAAAAAATTCTCTCCGATTATTGTTGCCGTTCTCATGGCGCTCATCCCGACACCTGAAGGACTCACTCCCGAGGGATGGTATTTCCTCAGCATTTTCGTGGGCGTTGTTGTCGGCCTCATCATCGAACCAGTCCCGGCCGCATTGGTCGGCCTGGCAGGGGTCACCCTGGTTGCGGTCCTCGGCCTGGTGGACCCCAGTGCAACGGCAAGCCGCAACTGGATGCTGTCTGGTTTCTCCAACGGCGTTATCTGGCTCATCTTCGCGGCCTTCATGTTCGCGCTCGGCTACCAGAAAACAGGGCTTGGAAAACGCATCAGCCTCCACCTGATCCGATTCCTCGGCAAAAGCACCCTCGGTCTCGGCTACGCCATCGCCTTTTCGGACGCAGTCCTGGCCCCGTTCATGCCTTCCAACACCGCTCGCAGCGCGGGTACGATCTACCCCATCGCCAGCAACATTCCCCCCATGTTCAACTCCACACCGGATAATGAACCGCGCAAAATGGGTGCCTACCTGCACTGGGTGGGCATCGCCGCCACCTGTGTGACCAGCTCCATGTTCCTGACCGCCCTTGCACCGAACCTGTTGGCCGTGGACATGATCCAAAAGTCCTCAGACATCGTCATCACCTGGGGCCAATGGGCCAAGATAATGCTCCCGGCCATGCTGCCGCTCTTCCTGCTGACCCCCTGGCTGGCCTATGTCATCTATCCTCCGACCCAAAAGCATTCTCCTGAAGCTCCTGCCTGGGCCAAAGAAGAGCTAAATAAAATGGGCAAGACCTCCATCAAGGAACTGATGATGCTCGGCTACGCCATCATGGCCTTGATCTTCTGGATATTCGGCAAGGAGCTTGGAGTAAACAGCACCGTTGCCGCCGTCTTCGTGCTCTCGCTCATGATATTGACCAACATCATCACCTGGGAAGATGTCATCACCAACAAGGGTGCCTGGAACGTGCTCGTCTGGTTCGCCACCCTGGTGGCCATGGCAAGCGGCCTGAAGAAAACCGGTGTTCTCGCCTGGATCGGCGACATGATCGCCAACAACCTTGTGGGCATGTCGCCCTCGACCGTTGTCATCATGCTGGTAATCCTCTTCTTCGTGCTTCACTACTTCTTTGCCAGCACCACGGCGCATACAACGGCATTGCTGCCGCTGTTCATGGCCACAGCAGCCCCGCTGCTTCCCCCCGAGATGCTGCCGAAACTCGCCCTGATGCTCGCAGGTTCCCTCGGCCTCATGGGTATCATCACTCCGTATGCCACCGGCCCCTCACCCATCTGGTACGGAGCCGGTTTCATCAGCCAGGCACGCTGGTGGGCGCTGGGAGCCGTCTTCGGAGGTCTTTATCTTGCGGCCATGATCGCAGTGACCGTTTTTTACGTCTAA
- the thiF gene encoding sulfur carrier protein ThiS adenylyltransferase ThiF, which produces MNRVENGMAAYLGRERLTFLQKMKVGIGGAGGLGSNCAMHLVRCGFKRFVLVDHDRVDFSNLNRQAFFEAQVGEFKVDALAENMRAVNPDLEIDLHVEKADAARMGRLFADCDAVVEAFDSPEAKKMLVETLLPTGKLVVSASGIGGCGDSDAVVSRKMRENFYVIGDGETECTLLTPPLSPKVGVVAAKQADAVLSHCLAQFENQGDK; this is translated from the coding sequence ATGAACCGCGTCGAGAATGGCATGGCGGCCTATCTGGGCCGGGAGCGTCTCACTTTCCTGCAGAAGATGAAGGTGGGCATCGGCGGTGCCGGAGGCCTTGGCTCCAACTGCGCCATGCATCTGGTGCGCTGCGGATTCAAGCGGTTCGTGCTGGTGGATCATGATCGGGTGGATTTTTCCAATCTCAACCGTCAGGCCTTTTTCGAGGCCCAGGTGGGTGAATTCAAGGTGGATGCCCTGGCCGAGAACATGCGGGCGGTGAACCCCGACCTGGAGATCGACCTGCATGTTGAAAAAGCCGACGCCGCGCGGATGGGCAGGCTTTTCGCCGATTGCGACGCGGTGGTTGAGGCGTTTGATTCCCCAGAGGCAAAGAAGATGTTGGTAGAGACGCTGCTTCCTACGGGCAAGCTGGTCGTGTCCGCTTCCGGCATCGGCGGCTGTGGCGACAGTGACGCGGTGGTTTCCCGAAAGATGCGGGAGAATTTCTATGTCATCGGCGACGGGGAGACCGAATGCACCCTGCTCACCCCGCCCCTGTCCCCAAAGGTGGGCGTTGTCGCCGCCAAGCAGGCGGATGCGGTGCTCAGCCATTGCCTGGCACAGTTTGAAAACCAAGGAGACAAATGA
- a CDS encoding VTT domain-containing protein, which yields MTKENSDSNQKSIKSLAKGLLMLAGLGLAVYLARIVGLGDMLANTQWFNDHVLGRGPLSVLIFLGVGAIFTAVGLPRQLIGFLGGFAFGVATGTLLATVGAGLGCAMAAVYARMGGRELVERKLGSRLEKVNGFLQHEPFNTALAIRLFPLGSNLITNLAAGVSSIPLVSFVLGSTLGYIPQNFIFALFGAGMNRESALGVALSVGMSIVLFVVSGWMGIRVYRRYRIQAKNLVETED from the coding sequence ATGACCAAAGAGAATAGTGATTCCAACCAGAAGAGCATCAAATCCCTGGCCAAGGGACTGTTGATGCTGGCCGGTCTGGGGCTGGCCGTGTATCTTGCCCGGATCGTCGGGCTGGGAGACATGCTCGCCAATACCCAGTGGTTCAACGATCATGTGCTCGGCAGGGGACCGCTTTCAGTCCTCATCTTTCTCGGCGTGGGCGCGATTTTTACCGCCGTGGGACTGCCGCGCCAGCTTATCGGTTTTCTCGGTGGATTCGCCTTCGGCGTTGCCACGGGCACTCTGCTTGCCACTGTCGGGGCCGGGCTGGGATGTGCCATGGCTGCGGTTTACGCCCGCATGGGCGGGCGGGAGCTGGTGGAGCGCAAGCTGGGATCACGGTTGGAGAAGGTGAACGGATTCCTTCAGCATGAGCCTTTCAACACAGCCCTGGCCATCAGGTTGTTCCCTCTGGGGAGTAATCTGATCACCAACCTGGCTGCCGGAGTCAGTTCCATTCCTCTGGTTTCCTTTGTCCTCGGGTCCACCTTGGGCTACATCCCGCAAAATTTCATTTTCGCCCTCTTTGGTGCGGGCATGAATCGCGAGTCAGCCTTGGGTGTGGCCTTGTCCGTGGGCATGAGCATCGTGCTCTTTGTTGTGTCGGGTTGGATGGGAATCAGGGTATACCGCCGATACCGCATCCAGGCCAAGAATCTGGTCGAGACTGAAGATTAG
- a CDS encoding phosphatase PAP2 family protein yields the protein MFFSTPALDLKIFLLINQQWRSGLLDTIMPLLSAMSILMLVLAVALALAVWKGGKRQILYFLILFVGMGLSDFSTKLVKAQVHRVRPLNALAGTFYMDNDQWQSRPANFVQTKERGTSYPSAHSSTTMCLAVLALLLWPSLKKWLLLAPLAVGYSRVYLGKHYPTDVLAGWLWGLVVAGVIWLIWKEMEKRFPALRPD from the coding sequence ATGTTTTTTTCCACACCGGCCTTGGACCTCAAAATTTTCCTGCTCATAAACCAGCAATGGCGATCCGGATTGTTGGATACGATCATGCCCCTGCTCTCCGCCATGTCAATACTCATGCTCGTCCTGGCCGTGGCGTTGGCCCTGGCCGTCTGGAAAGGCGGAAAACGGCAGATACTCTACTTCCTCATCCTGTTCGTCGGCATGGGCCTGTCAGACTTCTCCACCAAACTGGTCAAGGCTCAGGTACACCGTGTCCGTCCGCTCAATGCGTTGGCCGGGACCTTCTACATGGATAACGATCAGTGGCAGTCCCGCCCAGCAAACTTCGTGCAGACAAAGGAACGGGGCACTTCCTATCCTTCCGCCCACAGTTCCACCACCATGTGCCTGGCCGTGCTTGCCCTGCTCCTGTGGCCTTCCCTGAAGAAATGGCTGCTGCTCGCACCCCTTGCAGTCGGCTATTCACGCGTCTATCTCGGAAAACACTATCCCACGGATGTTCTGGCCGGATGGCTTTGGGGCCTGGTCGTCGCCGGAGTAATCTGGCTCATCTGGAAAGAAATGGAAAAACGTTTTCCAGCACTCCGACCAGACTAA